Proteins encoded in a region of the Planococcus shixiaomingii genome:
- a CDS encoding class I SAM-dependent methyltransferase — translation MSQHYYSKNPQTKSNPREWTYTLRGEKFHFHTDAGVFSKGEVDFGSRLLIEAFQDSEVDGPLLDVGCGYGPIGMAIARAFPQKEVHMVDVNTRAIDLAKRNADKNGIQNVVIYESDGLASVKVEGFSAILTNPPIRAGKETIFRFYEEAYDKMASGGSLWVVIQKKQGAPSTQEKLEELFGEVRVADKKKGYFIFEARKI, via the coding sequence ATGTCGCAACATTACTATTCCAAAAATCCTCAAACAAAAAGCAATCCTCGAGAATGGACTTACACATTGCGAGGCGAGAAGTTCCATTTCCATACAGACGCAGGCGTTTTCAGTAAAGGCGAAGTGGATTTCGGTTCGCGTTTATTGATTGAAGCGTTTCAAGACTCAGAAGTAGATGGGCCGCTGTTGGATGTAGGGTGTGGATATGGACCGATCGGGATGGCAATTGCAAGAGCATTTCCTCAAAAAGAAGTCCATATGGTAGACGTCAATACACGCGCAATTGATTTGGCTAAAAGGAATGCGGATAAAAACGGCATTCAAAATGTAGTAATTTATGAAAGTGATGGATTGGCTTCAGTGAAAGTCGAAGGGTTTTCAGCAATTTTAACAAACCCGCCGATCCGCGCAGGGAAAGAAACGATTTTTCGCTTCTATGAAGAGGCCTATGACAAGATGGCAAGTGGCGGATCTTTATGGGTAGTAATCCAGAAAAAGCAGGGCGCTCCTTCAACGCAAGAAAAGTTGGAAGAACTTTTTGGGGAAGTACGGGTAGCTGACAAGAAGAAAGGTTACTTTATTTTTGAAGCAAGAAAAATTTGA